The following coding sequences lie in one Myxococcus xanthus genomic window:
- the mgtE gene encoding magnesium transporter, which translates to MMESPQSAALSMEELHEAWPVLSIDERLEGFRLLPASVADDFFLALSAREQAELILHLQPAERRTWVRLLPPDDLADLVQAVEPEQAESILSQLDDASRREVNVLLAYAEDDAGGLMNPRFARVRPDMSIDEAISYLRKQARERVETVYYAYVLDAEQHLLGVLSLRQLFQTASDKRVADVMQRDVITVSEDTDQEAVSRLFTEHGFMALPVLDVQQRMKGIVTVDDIVDVVQEEATEDIQKAGGMEALEAPYFETGFFGMLKKRIGWLLVLFLGQMLTATAMSSFEDEIATAVVLSLFVPLIISSGGNSGSQASTLIIRSLALGEMRLRDWWRVARRELLSGLVLGVVLGVVGLARILIWNSISGVYGEHALVLGITVALSVLGVVTFGTLAGSMLPLVLRKFGFDPASASAPFVATLVDVSGVLIYFTVASLLLRGTLL; encoded by the coding sequence ATGATGGAAAGCCCCCAGAGCGCCGCGCTCTCCATGGAGGAACTGCACGAGGCGTGGCCCGTGCTCTCCATCGATGAGCGGCTGGAGGGCTTCCGGCTGCTTCCCGCTTCGGTGGCGGACGACTTCTTCCTGGCGTTGTCGGCGCGTGAGCAGGCGGAGCTCATCCTCCACCTTCAGCCGGCCGAGCGACGGACCTGGGTCCGGCTGCTGCCCCCGGACGACCTGGCCGACCTGGTACAAGCGGTGGAGCCCGAGCAGGCGGAGTCCATCCTCTCGCAGCTCGACGACGCCAGCCGCCGCGAAGTCAACGTGCTCCTGGCCTACGCGGAGGACGACGCTGGCGGTCTGATGAATCCGCGCTTCGCACGCGTGCGGCCGGACATGTCCATCGACGAGGCCATCAGCTACCTGCGCAAGCAGGCGCGGGAGCGGGTGGAGACCGTCTACTACGCCTATGTGCTCGACGCCGAACAGCACCTGCTGGGCGTGCTGTCCCTGCGTCAGCTCTTCCAGACGGCCAGCGACAAGCGCGTGGCGGACGTCATGCAGCGCGACGTCATCACCGTGTCGGAAGACACCGACCAGGAGGCCGTGAGCCGACTGTTCACCGAGCACGGCTTCATGGCCCTGCCCGTGCTCGACGTCCAGCAGCGGATGAAGGGCATCGTCACGGTGGACGACATCGTCGACGTCGTCCAGGAAGAGGCCACCGAGGACATCCAGAAGGCCGGCGGTATGGAGGCCCTGGAGGCGCCCTACTTCGAGACCGGCTTCTTCGGCATGTTGAAGAAGCGCATCGGCTGGCTGCTGGTGCTCTTCCTGGGGCAGATGCTCACCGCCACCGCGATGAGCAGCTTCGAGGACGAAATCGCCACCGCCGTGGTGCTGAGCCTCTTCGTGCCGCTCATCATCTCCTCGGGCGGCAACTCCGGCAGTCAGGCCTCCACGCTCATCATCCGCTCGCTCGCGCTGGGCGAGATGCGACTGAGGGACTGGTGGCGCGTGGCTCGCCGAGAGCTGCTCTCCGGCCTGGTGCTGGGCGTGGTGCTGGGTGTGGTGGGCCTAGCGCGCATCCTCATCTGGAACTCCATTTCCGGCGTCTACGGGGAACACGCCTTGGTGCTGGGCATCACCGTCGCCCTGTCCGTGCTGGGCGTCGTGACGTTCGGCACCCTGGCCGGCTCCATGCTGCCCTTGGTGCTGCGAAAGTTCGGCTTCGACCCCGCGAGCGCCTCCGCTCCCTTCGTGGCCACACTGGTGGACGTTAGCGGCGTCCTCATCTACTTCACCGTCGCCAGCCTCCTGCTGCGCGGTACGCTGCTCTGA
- a CDS encoding PPC domain-containing protein: MKTVPCLLAWSAMLSLSGCADTGDDCGLVPLPGGMGQSPPLLSLEVPAELHVQPSMNFICEGPDTSQVPDSITAEVFDPNNHTVASEASLTGNGQAATVRFTPTTTGRHHVRVAFAPVGSLQQFGAYVSRAWTGGGPTVLPLPRCTQLDRTTHGTWLCDGVAVHAANGTQTPLGGVSGMPDVAVAGNVVWVVGEDRVRRFVDTGSELELTGSLLLNQRDTVKVIQSRLATADELWVLDSERLHRFAFTPEGVVTGAAPTPWGRVNQLPFGVDMVLGLLVRLGPDTVSVIQATQDPDSRACTFRLGPDGAFVASEAPCQRLPGVPAGIEDGAVWTRVDSLLLPQPGQTLYRWAAVDGALTERGTLVVDAPLDLVSAPLRPGFAIPFIQWRQSRVGSVVPVPPESQGPLGLELLPGNADLSPGLRTLSPRFYWEAGGGQGLGGTRVYERRASPLK, from the coding sequence ATGAAGACCGTTCCCTGCCTGCTCGCATGGTCCGCGATGCTGTCCCTGTCCGGGTGTGCGGACACCGGCGATGACTGCGGCCTCGTCCCGCTTCCAGGTGGCATGGGGCAGAGCCCGCCCCTGCTATCGCTGGAGGTCCCCGCGGAGCTCCACGTCCAACCGAGCATGAACTTCATCTGTGAGGGCCCCGACACCTCCCAGGTCCCCGACAGCATCACGGCGGAGGTGTTCGACCCGAACAACCACACCGTGGCCTCAGAGGCGTCCCTCACCGGCAATGGACAGGCGGCCACCGTCCGCTTCACCCCGACGACCACCGGACGCCACCATGTCCGCGTCGCCTTCGCACCGGTGGGCAGCCTCCAGCAGTTCGGCGCCTACGTGTCACGCGCATGGACCGGAGGAGGTCCGACGGTGCTCCCGCTGCCCCGCTGCACGCAACTGGACCGCACCACGCATGGCACCTGGCTGTGTGACGGCGTGGCGGTGCACGCGGCGAACGGAACCCAGACGCCACTCGGCGGCGTCTCTGGCATGCCCGACGTGGCCGTCGCGGGAAATGTCGTCTGGGTCGTGGGCGAGGACAGGGTGCGCCGCTTCGTCGACACCGGCTCGGAACTCGAGCTCACCGGCTCGCTCCTGCTCAACCAGCGCGACACGGTGAAGGTCATCCAGAGCCGGCTCGCCACCGCGGATGAGCTGTGGGTGCTCGACTCGGAGCGCCTGCACCGTTTCGCCTTCACCCCAGAAGGCGTCGTCACCGGTGCCGCCCCCACGCCGTGGGGACGGGTCAACCAGCTGCCCTTCGGCGTCGACATGGTGCTGGGCCTGCTCGTGCGTCTGGGCCCCGACACGGTCAGCGTCATCCAGGCGACGCAGGACCCCGACAGCCGCGCGTGCACGTTCCGGTTGGGCCCGGACGGGGCCTTCGTCGCCTCGGAGGCGCCGTGCCAGCGCCTGCCGGGCGTGCCAGCGGGCATCGAGGACGGCGCGGTGTGGACCCGCGTGGACTCACTGCTCCTGCCGCAGCCAGGACAGACGTTGTACCGATGGGCCGCGGTGGATGGCGCGCTGACTGAACGAGGCACCCTGGTGGTGGACGCGCCACTCGATCTGGTGAGCGCGCCCCTCCGCCCTGGCTTCGCAATCCCCTTCATCCAGTGGCGGCAATCACGCGTCGGCTCCGTCGTGCCCGTGCCACCCGAGTCACAGGGCCCGCTGGGACTGGAGCTGCTGCCGGGCAACGCTGACCTGTCTCCCGGACTGCGGACCCTCTCTCCGCGCTTCTACTGGGAGGCCGGCGGCGGGCAGGGGCTCGGTGGCACGCGGGTATACGAACGGCGTGCGTCTCCGTTGAAATAA
- a CDS encoding DMT family transporter has protein sequence MSWLLVLVAGLLETCWAVGLKYTQGFTRPWPSLFVAVTLISSLALLSIAMRTLPAGTAYAVWVGIGALGAALVGIVLFREPATLGRFFFLGLMVVSVVGLKFTSGGDAH, from the coding sequence ATGTCGTGGCTGCTTGTTCTCGTTGCTGGGTTGCTGGAGACGTGCTGGGCTGTGGGCCTCAAGTATACGCAGGGCTTCACCCGGCCTTGGCCCAGTCTCTTTGTTGCCGTCACGTTGATTAGCAGCCTGGCGCTGCTGTCCATCGCGATGCGCACGCTGCCGGCCGGGACTGCGTACGCGGTTTGGGTTGGAATTGGGGCCTTGGGCGCCGCGCTTGTTGGCATCGTGCTCTTCCGTGAGCCGGCCACACTGGGGCGCTTCTTCTTCCTTGGACTCATGGTCGTCTCTGTCGTCGGCCTGAAGTTCACCAGCGGCGGGGACGCGCACTAG